The Phycisphaeraceae bacterium genome has a window encoding:
- a CDS encoding aminopeptidase P family protein: protein MPAPSIPLKEYAARRQQLLRRLDGAVGLVFAGDVSSHLPGPWRPHPNFEYLTGIADEPGAALLLEPRNPNPARRAVLLLRPLNPEVEKWDGYRGEISAALKKKYGFETIHRMDSLPRWLRLAAIRSKRLALLHPPAMHTQPITPDLEVFRKVVERIPGASIVDQSDLLASMRAKKSPAEIGMIRHAASITARGFEAALNTLRPGITEFDVQEAIEHAYKSHGSRGVGYGTIAGAGLNSTVLHYHANNQPLADGDLICIDSAASYGGYTADVTRTYPVNGRFTKRQRAIYDIVLKANLAAIARTKAGATIAQIDKAARDVITKAGYGDFFIHGIGHHVGLEVHDLTPVLDERLPEGAVITIEPGIYIPDEKIGVRIEDDVVATRRGPKVLTSGIVKRADDIEQAMARTRSRR, encoded by the coding sequence ATGCCCGCACCGTCGATTCCGCTCAAGGAATACGCCGCCCGTCGTCAGCAACTGCTTCGACGGCTGGATGGCGCGGTCGGGCTGGTGTTCGCCGGCGACGTCTCTTCGCACCTGCCCGGGCCGTGGCGCCCGCACCCCAACTTCGAGTACCTGACGGGCATCGCCGATGAACCCGGCGCCGCCCTGCTGCTGGAGCCGAGGAATCCCAACCCCGCGCGACGAGCCGTGCTGCTGCTGCGGCCGCTCAACCCGGAAGTCGAGAAGTGGGACGGCTACCGGGGTGAGATTTCCGCCGCGCTCAAGAAGAAGTACGGCTTCGAGACCATCCACCGCATGGACTCGCTGCCTCGCTGGCTACGACTGGCCGCGATCCGGTCGAAGCGACTGGCCCTGCTCCACCCGCCGGCGATGCACACGCAGCCGATCACGCCCGACCTGGAGGTCTTCCGCAAGGTCGTCGAGCGCATCCCCGGTGCGAGCATCGTCGATCAATCCGATCTGCTCGCCTCGATGCGGGCGAAGAAAAGCCCGGCGGAAATCGGCATGATCCGACACGCCGCGTCGATCACCGCCAGAGGGTTCGAGGCCGCCCTGAATACGCTGCGGCCCGGCATCACCGAGTTCGACGTGCAGGAAGCCATCGAACACGCCTACAAGTCGCACGGGTCGCGCGGCGTGGGCTACGGCACCATCGCCGGCGCCGGGCTCAACAGCACCGTGCTGCACTATCACGCGAACAATCAGCCCCTGGCCGACGGCGACCTGATCTGCATCGACTCGGCGGCGTCCTACGGCGGGTACACGGCGGATGTGACGCGAACCTACCCGGTGAACGGGCGTTTCACCAAGCGGCAGCGCGCCATTTACGACATCGTGCTCAAGGCCAACCTCGCCGCCATCGCCCGCACCAAGGCCGGCGCCACGATCGCCCAGATCGACAAGGCGGCGCGCGATGTCATCACCAAGGCGGGCTACGGCGACTTCTTCATCCACGGCATCGGCCATCACGTCGGATTGGAAGTCCACGACCTCACCCCGGTGCTGGATGAGCGCCTGCCGGAGGGCGCGGTCATCACCATCGAGCCGGGCATCTACATCCCCGACGAGAAGATCGGCGTGCGCATCGAGGACGACGTGGTCGCCACCCGTCGCGGCCCGAAGGTGCTGACCAGCGGAATCGTCAAGCGCGCAGATGACATCGAGCAGGCGATGGCGAGGACTCGTTCGCGGCGGTAA
- a CDS encoding DUF1579 family protein, with translation MPHHSTTRIGFGLLCLAAATLAGTAMPHLSGTSASARQDAPMTPRSPAQGGETSPMPDAMKRLDPFMGEWTGTITSPGAPGADGAPERVLPIRWTTRRVFDGRFVQFEFRSVEPNPQGRYVEWIGLFTFNPETKQYETIWMNSAIRRAPDRFMDGRLIFFETGTFDETGRVLTLISRQQRGHDQPETTVRSIFEMLGPDAFRVTDQELIAETGEYRTFGVFELKRQAATGARAG, from the coding sequence TTGCCGCACCACAGCACCACTCGGATCGGGTTCGGACTTCTCTGCCTCGCCGCCGCCACGCTCGCCGGAACCGCCATGCCCCACCTGTCGGGCACATCCGCCTCGGCCCGCCAGGATGCCCCGATGACTCCACGTTCACCTGCCCAGGGCGGAGAGACCAGCCCCATGCCCGACGCGATGAAACGACTCGACCCCTTCATGGGTGAGTGGACGGGAACCATCACCTCCCCAGGCGCCCCCGGAGCAGATGGCGCCCCCGAACGCGTCCTCCCCATCCGCTGGACGACCCGCCGAGTGTTCGACGGCCGCTTCGTGCAGTTCGAGTTCCGCAGCGTGGAGCCCAACCCGCAGGGACGATACGTCGAGTGGATCGGGCTCTTCACCTTCAACCCCGAGACGAAGCAGTACGAAACGATCTGGATGAACAGCGCCATCCGCCGCGCGCCCGATCGCTTCATGGACGGGCGGCTGATCTTCTTCGAAACGGGCACGTTTGACGAGACGGGCAGGGTGCTCACGCTCATCTCCAGGCAGCAGCGCGGGCACGACCAGCCGGAGACCACGGTCAGGTCGATCTTTGAGATGCTCGGTCCGGACGCGTTTCGCGTCACCGATCAGGAACTCATCGCCGAGACAGGCGAATACCGCACATTCGGCGTGTTTGAGTTGAAGAGGCAGGCGGCGACGGGCGCGCGGGCTGGTTGA
- a CDS encoding 3-hydroxybutyryl-CoA dehydrogenase (converts (S)-3-hydroxybutanoyl-CoA to 3-acetoacetyl-CoA) → MTEIKSIAVIGAGTMGSGIALTAALSGLKAYQIDVSPPQLEKARGYHDKTLARMVEKSKLTAPEAEQTRGRITYHNQMKDAAAADFAIEAASENVDLKKKIFWDMLQTFRSEVVLATNTSSISITDLAASVDVAAPRVIGMHFFNPVPVMKLVEVIRGLETNDVVMHITTELAKKLGKTPVPANDRAGFVSNRVLMPMINEAFYAWMEGVAEPADIDQIMMLGCNHPMGPLRLADYIGLDVCHDIMMVLHRELGSPKYFPCPKLRQLVRAGRLGDKTGAGVYEYPKK, encoded by the coding sequence ATGACCGAGATCAAGAGCATCGCCGTGATCGGCGCCGGAACGATGGGCTCCGGCATCGCCCTCACCGCCGCCCTGAGTGGGCTGAAGGCGTACCAGATCGACGTCAGCCCGCCGCAACTGGAGAAGGCCCGCGGCTACCACGACAAGACGCTCGCCCGCATGGTCGAGAAGTCCAAACTCACCGCGCCGGAGGCGGAGCAGACGCGCGGACGTATCACGTACCACAACCAGATGAAGGACGCGGCGGCGGCGGACTTCGCCATCGAGGCCGCCAGCGAGAACGTGGACCTGAAGAAGAAGATCTTCTGGGACATGCTGCAGACCTTCCGCAGCGAGGTGGTGCTGGCCACGAACACCTCGTCGATCTCGATCACCGATCTCGCCGCCAGCGTGGACGTGGCGGCCCCGCGGGTGATCGGCATGCACTTCTTCAACCCCGTGCCGGTGATGAAGCTGGTGGAGGTGATCCGCGGGCTGGAGACCAACGACGTCGTGATGCACATCACCACCGAACTGGCCAAGAAACTGGGCAAGACCCCCGTCCCCGCCAACGACCGGGCGGGCTTCGTCTCCAACCGCGTGCTGATGCCGATGATCAACGAGGCCTTCTACGCCTGGATGGAAGGCGTCGCCGAGCCGGCGGACATCGACCAGATCATGATGCTCGGCTGCAACCACCCCATGGGCCCGCTGCGGCTGGCCGACTACATCGGGCTGGATGTGTGCCACGACATCATGATGGTGCTGCACCGTGAACTGGGCAGCCCGAAGTACTTCCCCTGCCCCAAACTGCGCCAGCTGGTGCGGGCGGGGCGGCTGGGGGACAAGACGGGGGCGGGGGTGTACGAGTATCCCAAGAAGTAG
- a CDS encoding Fic family protein, which produces MPISESPPNALALSGRPGTLRAFVPDPLPPELDAASFVRLTDALVRAERALGLLEGSARRLANPHILIGPFARKEAIRSSGIEDTFADIEEVVRVEADLDRHTRRNDAVEVRNYVRALEQGLRSDLPISQRLIRELHCTLLTETRGANRDPGNYRRSQNFIGGGGAVRFVPPPANRVPDLMSDLERFVHDTRIELPQLIRIALTHYQFETIHPFQDGNGRVGRLLITLQLCDGARLTKPLVYVSGHFEKHRAEYYDRLLAVSMVGDWVGWILFFLEAIESTCRDALRRSDDLLQLQQEYHARVRVPRASALLPKIIDQLFVQQWLTVSVVSRECGITPPAATGLIRKLEAVDIIREVTGARYGQTWFAPGVIDIIRREYDDVPPA; this is translated from the coding sequence GTGCCGATCAGCGAGAGCCCGCCGAACGCCTTGGCTCTGAGCGGTCGCCCCGGCACCCTTCGTGCCTTCGTTCCCGACCCGCTCCCGCCGGAGTTGGACGCAGCGTCCTTCGTGCGGCTCACCGATGCCCTCGTACGAGCAGAACGAGCGCTGGGGCTGCTGGAAGGGAGTGCGCGGCGATTGGCGAACCCGCACATTCTGATCGGACCGTTCGCGCGAAAAGAGGCGATTCGCTCCTCCGGCATCGAGGACACCTTTGCGGACATCGAGGAGGTCGTGCGTGTTGAAGCCGACCTCGATCGACACACGCGACGAAACGATGCGGTTGAAGTGCGAAACTACGTGCGCGCGCTGGAGCAGGGCCTGCGGTCGGACCTGCCGATCTCGCAGCGACTGATCCGCGAGTTGCACTGCACCCTGCTGACAGAAACGCGCGGCGCAAACCGTGATCCCGGCAACTACCGACGTTCACAAAACTTCATTGGCGGGGGCGGCGCTGTACGGTTTGTCCCACCTCCAGCCAATCGAGTGCCCGACCTGATGTCGGATCTGGAGAGGTTCGTCCATGACACGCGCATCGAACTCCCCCAACTCATCCGGATCGCATTGACGCACTATCAGTTCGAAACGATTCACCCATTTCAGGACGGAAACGGGCGCGTCGGACGGCTGCTCATCACCCTTCAACTTTGCGACGGAGCGCGACTGACCAAGCCCTTGGTCTACGTCAGCGGGCATTTCGAGAAGCATCGTGCGGAGTACTACGATCGGCTTCTCGCTGTCAGCATGGTGGGAGACTGGGTCGGGTGGATTCTGTTTTTTCTTGAGGCGATCGAATCAACTTGTCGCGATGCCCTCCGGCGGTCCGATGATCTGCTCCAACTCCAGCAGGAGTACCACGCACGCGTTCGAGTGCCACGCGCCTCAGCCCTTCTTCCAAAAATCATCGATCAGTTGTTCGTTCAACAGTGGCTGACCGTGTCCGTGGTGTCAAGGGAGTGCGGAATCACTCCACCCGCTGCGACTGGGCTCATCCGGAAACTCGAAGCGGTCGACATCATCCGGGAGGTGACGGGCGCGAGGTATGGCCAAACGTGGTTTGCTCCGGGGGTCATTGAC